In a genomic window of Mycolicibacillus parakoreensis:
- a CDS encoding LppP/LprE family lipoprotein, translating into MRWVMAAVAAATAACGWQPGGTVAQAPDTCAAEAGPTAQTVADAVAAAPAAGAPWTETGRDHTGDCRLYWVQFAPTGATASSPELLLFFDRNTALGSPTDTPRPYTSVLASGEHIVTVQYQWLAGAEPNCCPTGIASVRYRIGADGALEALDPIPQP; encoded by the coding sequence GTGCGGTGGGTGATGGCGGCGGTCGCGGCGGCCACCGCCGCGTGCGGTTGGCAGCCCGGCGGGACGGTCGCCCAGGCACCGGACACCTGCGCCGCGGAGGCCGGACCGACCGCACAGACCGTCGCCGATGCGGTGGCCGCCGCCCCGGCGGCGGGCGCGCCGTGGACCGAGACCGGTCGCGACCACACCGGGGACTGTCGGCTGTACTGGGTGCAGTTCGCCCCGACCGGGGCGACCGCCTCCAGCCCCGAGTTGCTGCTGTTCTTCGACCGCAACACCGCCCTGGGGTCGCCGACCGACACCCCGCGGCCCTACACCTCGGTGCTCGCCAGCGGCGAGCACATCGTCACCGTGCAATACCAGTGGCTGGCCGGCGCGGAGCCCAACTGCTGCCCGACCGGCATCGCCAGCGTGCGCTACCGGATCGGTGCCGACGGGGCGCTGGAGGCCCTCGACCCGATCCCGCAGCCGTAG
- a CDS encoding IS110 family RNA-guided transposase: MTSLTEIVDVVIGVDTHVETHTAAAVHARTGAVVDQITVETTVDGYQQLLEFADQHAQLRAWAIEGTGGHGAGLTRALAVREEVVIELDRPERAQRRYGAKSDPLDAIRAAREAISRQELGTPRAAGDRQALSVLLAARRSAVDGYTVAMRQLFSLVIAAPEQLRNVLRARPLPEVVNIAAKLRTRASWNTETATTATVLKTLARRVKALQLEAAEHEKQILHIVKAWRPDLLAQLGVGPIVAATMLCAWSHPGRVRSEAAFAMLAGVAPIPANSGQVTTRYRLNRHGDRQLNRALHTVVLSRQRYDDPTKTYTARRTAEGKTPREIRRCLKRYIARDFYRLLEHPQTA; this comes from the coding sequence ATGACCAGTCTGACGGAAATCGTGGATGTCGTCATCGGAGTCGACACGCACGTCGAAACACACACCGCCGCCGCAGTGCACGCGAGAACCGGCGCAGTAGTCGATCAGATCACCGTCGAGACCACCGTCGACGGCTACCAGCAGCTACTGGAGTTCGCTGATCAGCACGCGCAGCTGCGGGCCTGGGCGATTGAAGGCACCGGCGGTCACGGCGCTGGCCTGACCCGAGCACTCGCGGTGCGTGAGGAGGTGGTGATCGAACTCGACCGGCCCGAGCGAGCGCAGCGCAGATACGGCGCAAAGTCGGATCCACTCGATGCGATTCGCGCCGCCCGCGAAGCGATCTCCCGCCAGGAACTGGGAACACCCCGCGCGGCAGGAGACCGGCAAGCACTGTCGGTCCTGCTCGCAGCCCGCCGCTCCGCCGTCGACGGCTACACCGTGGCGATGCGGCAACTGTTCAGCCTGGTTATCGCTGCCCCTGAACAGCTCCGCAACGTACTACGCGCACGGCCCCTACCGGAGGTAGTGAACATCGCCGCGAAGCTCCGCACCCGCGCCAGTTGGAACACCGAAACCGCCACCACCGCAACCGTGCTCAAGACACTCGCACGTCGCGTGAAGGCCCTGCAACTCGAAGCCGCCGAGCACGAAAAGCAGATCCTGCACATCGTCAAGGCCTGGCGACCGGACCTGCTCGCCCAGCTCGGCGTCGGTCCGATCGTCGCGGCGACAATGCTGTGCGCATGGTCGCACCCCGGCAGGGTCCGCTCCGAGGCGGCGTTCGCGATGCTCGCCGGTGTTGCGCCGATCCCTGCCAACAGCGGGCAGGTCACCACCCGCTATCGGCTCAACCGGCACGGCGATCGACAGCTCAACCGCGCCCTGCACACCGTCGTACTCTCCCGGCAGCGCTACGACGACCCGACCAAGACCTACACCGCCCGACGCACCGCCGAAGGAAAGACCCCACGCGAGATCAGACGCTGCCTCAAGCGCTACATCGCCCGCGACTTCTATCGCCTACTCGAGCACCCTCAGACTGCTTGA
- a CDS encoding acyl-CoA dehydrogenase family protein — translation MATTTDALRDVLDGRWRETKNAIRRRLQDDVFRPHYTPTTAIARAKVAEQMHLMAEEGAASDGFRTEHGGTGNVGAAITMIEMLAMSDLSLMVKAGVQWGLFGGAIENLGTARHHDLYVKPTIDLELLGCFAMTETGHGSDVQSLETTATYDAATQEFVIDSPTPGARKDYIGGAAETATVAAVFAQLITHEDGTPVDHGVHCLLVPIRDGDGNDLPGVTTSDCEYKGGLPGVDNGRILFDKVRVPRENLLNRYGDVDVDGTYHSPIESRSRRFFTMLGTLIRGRVTVGGSAAAAARVALDIATRYGLQRRQFSDPADDREVLIMDYLVHQRRLFPLIARSYALQFAQNELVSHCHDLQSSDDPDPEEQRELEARAAGLKAANTWHASRAIQESREACGGAGYMAENRLIALRADTDVFTTFEGDNHVLTQLVAKQLLTAYADDIGSMSPVDWVRFAAETVGERVLKRTAAEAVMQTILDSRQDSDEEGSLFNRGTQMHMFEDREEYLLSSVARRLQAKAKEMSEFDAFNTVQDHVLHAASAHIDRIVLEAFIAGIDACADESAREILEWVCDLYALSVIEDDKAWYIEHRYLSTERAKAVTRGINDRCRKLRPHAETLVDAFGVPEQLRSATMLDG, via the coding sequence ATGGCAACCACCACCGATGCGCTGCGCGACGTCCTCGACGGGCGTTGGCGGGAGACGAAAAACGCCATCCGCCGGCGACTCCAAGACGACGTGTTCCGTCCGCACTACACCCCGACCACGGCCATCGCGCGGGCGAAGGTGGCCGAGCAGATGCACCTCATGGCCGAGGAGGGCGCGGCCAGCGACGGGTTCCGCACCGAGCACGGCGGCACCGGCAACGTCGGCGCGGCGATCACGATGATCGAGATGCTGGCGATGTCGGATCTGTCGCTGATGGTCAAGGCCGGGGTGCAGTGGGGGCTGTTCGGCGGGGCCATCGAGAACCTGGGGACCGCCCGCCACCACGATCTCTACGTGAAACCGACGATCGATCTGGAGTTGCTCGGCTGTTTCGCGATGACCGAGACCGGCCACGGCAGCGATGTGCAGTCTCTGGAGACCACCGCCACCTACGACGCGGCGACCCAGGAGTTCGTCATCGACTCCCCCACCCCCGGCGCCCGCAAGGACTACATCGGCGGGGCCGCCGAAACCGCGACCGTCGCCGCGGTCTTCGCCCAGCTGATCACCCACGAGGACGGCACGCCGGTCGACCACGGCGTGCACTGCCTGCTGGTGCCGATCCGCGACGGCGACGGCAACGACCTGCCCGGGGTCACCACCTCCGACTGCGAGTACAAGGGGGGCCTGCCCGGGGTCGACAACGGCCGGATCCTCTTCGACAAGGTGCGGGTGCCGCGGGAGAACCTGCTCAACCGATACGGCGACGTCGACGTCGACGGCACCTATCACTCCCCGATCGAGAGCCGCAGCCGACGCTTCTTCACCATGCTGGGCACCTTGATCCGCGGCCGGGTCACCGTCGGCGGCAGCGCCGCGGCCGCCGCGCGGGTCGCCCTCGACATCGCCACCCGTTACGGGCTGCAACGCCGCCAGTTCAGTGATCCCGCCGACGACCGCGAGGTGCTGATCATGGACTACCTGGTGCACCAACGCCGGCTGTTCCCGCTGATCGCCCGCTCCTACGCGCTGCAGTTCGCCCAGAACGAGCTGGTGTCGCACTGCCACGACCTGCAGAGCAGCGACGACCCCGACCCCGAGGAGCAGCGCGAGCTGGAGGCCCGCGCGGCCGGGTTGAAGGCGGCCAACACCTGGCATGCCAGCCGCGCCATCCAGGAGTCGCGGGAGGCCTGCGGCGGCGCCGGGTACATGGCCGAGAACCGGTTGATCGCGCTGCGGGCGGACACCGACGTGTTCACCACCTTCGAGGGTGACAACCATGTGCTCACCCAGCTGGTGGCCAAGCAGCTTCTCACCGCCTACGCCGACGACATCGGCAGCATGAGCCCGGTGGACTGGGTGCGCTTCGCCGCCGAGACCGTCGGCGAGCGGGTGCTCAAACGTACTGCGGCCGAGGCGGTCATGCAGACGATCCTGGATTCGCGCCAGGACAGCGACGAGGAGGGCAGCCTGTTCAACCGGGGCACCCAGATGCACATGTTCGAAGACCGCGAGGAGTATCTGCTGTCGTCGGTGGCGCGCCGACTGCAGGCCAAGGCCAAGGAGATGTCGGAGTTCGACGCGTTCAACACCGTGCAGGATCACGTGCTGCACGCGGCGTCGGCCCACATCGACCGGATCGTGCTCGAGGCGTTCATCGCCGGCATCGACGCGTGCGCCGACGAGTCGGCCCGCGAGATCCTCGAGTGGGTCTGTGACCTCTACGCTCTCAGCGTCATCGAGGACGACAAGGCCTGGTACATCGAGCACCGGTATCTGTCCACCGAGCGGGCCAAGGCGGTCACCCGCGGGATCAACGACCGCTGCCGCAAGCTGCGCCCGCACGCCGAGACCCTCGTCGACGCGTTCGGGGTGCCCGAGCAGCTGCGCTCGGCCACCATGCTCGACGGCTGA
- a CDS encoding esterase-like activity of phytase family protein, which translates to MPVRALARVAVLLIAAGLAGGPVLLGCAPVAGPAGPAVLQYLGQRRVWPAATVAGTVVGGLSAISYDAGRDHYYVLSDDRSQRNPARFYTVGLALSDTGIDEVRFTGTQPLLDEHGRPFPPPDLDADPPVVPPDPEGLAFDPDRQRLYWSSEGERRPPALADPWVRIAGLDGAYRGTLRLPPVLTMSADRRGPRRNAALEGLTLSPGGRWLYAGMERPGYDDGDPPDRTRGALTRITRFDVDSGQPVAQFAYPLEAASPPAKTNGLTNLVALSDDTFLVLERAGSRRPVVRIFRAEIAEATDTLAVASLSDPAVVPMRKTLALDLSTVPGLTPLDNVEGITLGPPLPDGRRSVVLVSDDNFSPLQTTQFLLLAMGPVRP; encoded by the coding sequence ATGCCGGTGAGGGCCTTGGCTCGGGTTGCGGTGCTGCTGATCGCCGCCGGTCTCGCCGGCGGGCCGGTGCTGCTCGGCTGCGCGCCGGTGGCCGGCCCCGCCGGCCCCGCCGTGCTGCAGTACCTGGGCCAGCGGCGGGTGTGGCCGGCGGCCACCGTCGCCGGCACCGTCGTCGGGGGACTCTCGGCGATCAGCTACGACGCCGGCCGCGACCACTACTACGTGCTCAGCGACGACCGGTCGCAGCGCAACCCGGCCCGCTTCTACACCGTCGGGCTCGCTCTGTCCGACACCGGCATCGACGAGGTGCGTTTCACCGGAACGCAACCGCTGCTCGATGAGCACGGCCGGCCGTTCCCGCCGCCCGACCTTGACGCCGACCCGCCGGTGGTGCCCCCGGATCCGGAGGGCCTGGCGTTCGACCCGGACCGCCAGCGGCTGTACTGGAGCTCCGAGGGGGAGCGGCGCCCGCCGGCGCTCGCCGACCCGTGGGTGCGCATCGCCGGGCTCGACGGGGCCTACCGGGGGACGCTGCGGCTGCCGCCGGTGTTGACGATGAGTGCCGATCGGCGCGGCCCGCGGCGCAACGCCGCCCTGGAGGGGTTGACGTTGAGCCCCGGCGGCCGGTGGCTCTACGCCGGGATGGAACGGCCCGGCTACGACGACGGCGATCCGCCCGATCGCACCCGGGGCGCCCTGACCCGCATCACCCGCTTCGACGTCGACAGCGGACAACCGGTCGCCCAGTTCGCCTACCCGCTGGAGGCCGCGTCGCCGCCGGCGAAGACCAACGGGTTGACCAACCTGGTGGCGCTCTCCGACGACACGTTCCTGGTGCTCGAACGGGCGGGTTCGCGTCGCCCGGTCGTGCGGATCTTTCGCGCCGAGATCGCCGAGGCCACCGACACGCTGGCGGTGGCGTCGCTGAGCGACCCGGCGGTCGTCCCGATGCGCAAAACGCTGGCCCTGGACCTCAGCACGGTGCCCGGGCTGACCCCGCTGGACAACGTCGAGGGCATCACGCTGGGCCCGCCGCTGCCCGACGGGCGCCGCAGCGTCGTGCTGGTCAGCGACGACAACTTCTCCCCGCTGCAGACCACCCAGTTTCTGCTGTTGGCGATGGGCCCGGTGCGCCCCTAA
- a CDS encoding MarR family winged helix-turn-helix transcriptional regulator yields the protein MGSVSTDPDTGLGADLLAVIFRLNRLATQLVTMPLSGAQARLLAAIETLGDARIGDLAAADHCSQPTMTTHVRRLEDAGLVTRSTDPDDGRAVRIQITDAGLRTLQRVRSDRAAAIDPHLAHLDPAERRVLGEAIAVLHRVLDHAAPAPRD from the coding sequence ATGGGTTCCGTATCCACCGACCCCGACACCGGCCTCGGCGCCGACCTGCTCGCGGTGATCTTCCGACTCAACCGGCTGGCCACCCAGTTGGTCACGATGCCGCTCTCCGGAGCGCAGGCCCGCCTGCTGGCGGCGATCGAGACCCTCGGTGATGCCCGCATCGGCGATCTGGCCGCCGCCGACCACTGCTCGCAGCCGACGATGACCACCCATGTGCGCCGGCTGGAGGATGCCGGACTGGTCACCCGCTCGACCGACCCCGACGACGGCCGCGCGGTCCGCATCCAGATCACCGACGCGGGGCTGCGCACGCTGCAGCGGGTGCGCTCCGACCGGGCCGCGGCCATCGACCCGCACCTGGCGCACCTCGACCCCGCGGAGCGTCGGGTGCTCGGCGAGGCGATCGCGGTGCTGCATCGGGTGCTCGACCACGCCGCGCCGGCGCCGCGCGACTGA
- a CDS encoding ABC transporter ATP-binding protein has product MHETGRAAGPARAGSLRPGELAQAAVMAALCAATAVIAVVVPFAAGLSLLGTVPTGLLAYRYRLRALVAATVGAGLIAFLIAGLGGLMTVITTSYIGGLTGTIKRRRRGTPTVVAVALVAGVVFGAAAVAALAVLSRLRHLVFAAIMANVDGLASAMRWSAERAHAVAEVSWLHWLRPLWALGMWLEPAAGGLQRFFTVALDYWPVLLLVHGMISIVGVSLVGWWGLSRVLERLRGVPDVHKLDAPAESGPIGPVPVRFSAVRYRYPHTDRDALREVSLTLNPGDHLAVTGPNGAGKTTLMLILAGRHPTAGVVDRPGAVGLGQPGGTAVVLQHPESQVLGTRVGDDVVWGLPAGTRTDVDRLLAEVGLAGLAERDTASLSGGELQRLAVAAALAREPALLIADEVTSMVDQQGRDGLLGVLAGLTERHDTALVHITHFDAEAASADRILALSPSRDSTGTPVGDPVEAAPVRPRGRPVLELRGVGHEYGSGTPWANVALRDVDLTIHDGDGVLIHGGNGSGKSTLAWILAGLTTPTTGSCLLDGEPVSDQVGAVALSFQAARLQLMRGRVGGEVAAAAGFAADDRERVAAALATVGLDASLADRRINQLSGGQMRRVVLAGLLARSPRALILDEPLAGLDTESQRGLQNLLAGLRRDTGLTVVVISHDAAGMEGLCPRTVHLVAGTVQPASARQGGAA; this is encoded by the coding sequence ATGCACGAAACCGGCCGGGCGGCTGGGCCAGCACGGGCCGGATCGCTGCGCCCGGGCGAACTCGCCCAGGCTGCGGTGATGGCTGCGCTGTGCGCGGCGACCGCGGTGATCGCGGTGGTCGTCCCGTTCGCGGCGGGGTTGTCGCTGTTGGGCACCGTGCCGACGGGGTTGCTGGCCTACCGGTACCGGCTGCGGGCGCTGGTGGCCGCCACCGTCGGTGCCGGGCTGATCGCGTTTCTCATCGCCGGGCTCGGCGGGCTGATGACGGTGATCACCACCTCCTACATCGGCGGGCTCACCGGCACCATCAAGCGGCGCCGGCGCGGCACCCCCACGGTGGTCGCGGTCGCGCTGGTGGCCGGGGTGGTGTTCGGAGCGGCGGCGGTGGCGGCCTTGGCGGTGCTCTCCCGGCTGCGGCACCTGGTGTTCGCCGCGATCATGGCCAACGTCGACGGGCTCGCCTCGGCGATGCGCTGGTCGGCCGAGCGGGCGCACGCGGTGGCGGAGGTCTCCTGGCTGCACTGGCTCAGGCCGCTGTGGGCGCTGGGCATGTGGCTGGAGCCGGCCGCCGGCGGCCTGCAGCGGTTCTTCACCGTCGCGCTGGACTACTGGCCGGTGCTGCTGCTGGTGCACGGGATGATCAGCATCGTCGGGGTCTCGCTGGTCGGATGGTGGGGGCTGTCGCGGGTTTTGGAGCGGCTGCGCGGGGTGCCCGACGTGCACAAGCTGGACGCGCCGGCCGAGAGCGGTCCGATCGGCCCGGTGCCGGTGCGGTTCAGCGCCGTGCGCTACCGCTATCCGCACACCGACCGCGACGCGTTGCGGGAGGTCAGCCTGACCCTCAACCCGGGCGATCACCTGGCGGTCACCGGGCCCAACGGGGCGGGCAAGACCACGTTGATGCTGATCTTGGCGGGCCGTCACCCCACCGCCGGTGTGGTCGACCGGCCGGGCGCGGTCGGCCTAGGCCAGCCCGGCGGCACCGCGGTGGTGCTGCAGCACCCGGAGAGCCAGGTGTTGGGCACCCGGGTCGGCGACGACGTGGTGTGGGGGCTGCCCGCCGGCACCCGCACCGACGTCGACCGGCTCCTGGCCGAGGTGGGGCTGGCGGGGCTGGCCGAACGCGACACCGCCAGCCTCTCCGGCGGGGAACTGCAGCGCCTGGCGGTGGCCGCCGCGCTGGCGCGCGAACCCGCGCTGCTCATCGCCGACGAGGTGACCAGCATGGTCGACCAGCAGGGCCGCGACGGCCTGCTGGGGGTGCTCGCCGGGTTGACCGAACGCCACGACACGGCGCTGGTGCACATCACCCACTTCGACGCCGAAGCGGCCTCCGCCGACCGGATCCTGGCGCTGAGCCCGTCGCGCGACAGCACCGGCACGCCGGTCGGCGACCCCGTCGAGGCCGCACCGGTGCGCCCGCGTGGACGACCGGTGCTGGAGTTGCGCGGGGTCGGCCACGAGTACGGAAGCGGCACCCCGTGGGCCAACGTCGCCCTGCGCGACGTCGACCTGACCATCCACGACGGCGACGGGGTGTTGATCCACGGCGGCAACGGGTCCGGCAAATCCACCCTGGCCTGGATCCTGGCCGGGCTGACCACGCCCACCACCGGCAGCTGTCTGCTGGACGGCGAGCCGGTCAGCGACCAGGTCGGGGCGGTGGCGCTGTCGTTTCAGGCGGCGCGACTGCAGCTGATGCGCGGCCGGGTGGGCGGGGAGGTGGCCGCGGCCGCCGGGTTCGCCGCCGACGACCGGGAGCGGGTGGCCGCGGCGCTGGCCACGGTCGGTCTGGACGCGTCGCTGGCCGACCGGCGGATCAACCAGCTCAGCGGCGGCCAGATGCGCCGGGTGGTGCTGGCGGGACTGTTGGCCCGCTCACCGCGGGCGCTGATCCTCGACGAGCCGCTGGCCGGGCTGGACACCGAGAGCCAGCGCGGGCTGCAGAACCTGCTGGCGGGGCTGCGCCGGGACACCGGGCTGACCGTGGTGGTGATCTCCCACGACGCCGCCGGGATGGAGGGGTTGTGCCCGCGCACGGTCCACCTGGTCGCGGGCACCGTGCAGCCGGCGAGCGCACGCCAGGGAGGCGCGGCATGA
- a CDS encoding energy-coupling factor transporter transmembrane component T family protein, whose protein sequence is MSAGSSRPPRPVVLLRPVPGTSVVHELWAGTKLLAVSAISVLLTFYPGWVPIAAVAALVLLGARLAHIPAGALPTVPRLLWILLLIGGGMAALAGGSPQLGPLELGGLLHFLRITALSLVLLGLGGMVSWTTNVAEIAPAVATLGRPLRLLRVPIDDWSVTLALALRAFPMLIDEFRVLYAARRLRPTQTPRTRRERRRRRATEVVDLLAAAMTVTLRRADEMGDAITARGGTGQISAHPSGPKKADWWALAIVATVCGAALVAELTVLSTSRM, encoded by the coding sequence ATGAGCGCCGGGTCCTCGCGCCCGCCGCGCCCGGTGGTGCTGCTGCGCCCGGTGCCGGGCACCTCGGTCGTCCACGAGCTGTGGGCCGGCACCAAACTGCTGGCGGTCTCGGCGATCTCGGTGCTGTTGACGTTCTATCCGGGCTGGGTGCCGATCGCGGCGGTGGCGGCGCTGGTGCTGCTCGGGGCGCGGCTGGCGCACATCCCGGCCGGGGCGTTGCCGACGGTGCCGCGGCTGCTGTGGATTCTGCTGCTGATCGGCGGCGGGATGGCCGCCCTGGCCGGCGGCAGCCCGCAGCTGGGGCCACTCGAGCTGGGCGGACTGCTGCACTTCCTGCGGATCACCGCATTGTCGCTGGTGCTGCTCGGGCTCGGCGGCATGGTGTCGTGGACGACGAATGTGGCCGAGATCGCGCCCGCCGTCGCCACCCTGGGGCGGCCGCTGCGGCTGCTGCGCGTCCCGATCGACGACTGGTCGGTGACCCTGGCGTTGGCGTTGCGGGCGTTTCCGATGCTCATCGACGAATTCCGGGTGCTCTACGCCGCCCGGCGGCTGCGACCCACCCAGACGCCGAGAACGCGCCGGGAACGTCGCCGTCGGCGCGCCACCGAGGTGGTCGACCTGCTGGCCGCGGCGATGACGGTGACGCTGCGCCGCGCCGACGAGATGGGCGATGCGATCACCGCACGCGGCGGCACCGGTCAGATCTCGGCGCACCCGTCGGGGCCGAAGAAGGCCGACTGGTGGGCGTTGGCGATCGTGGCGACGGTCTGCGGCGCGGCGCTGGTGGCCGAGCTCACCGTCCTTTCGACCAGCAGGATGTAG
- a CDS encoding extracellular solute-binding protein, translating to MSARGAARPRFSTVVAGAVVALAALLVGAAVLLDVGPGGHRGTTVVTLRLWDPGAAEAYRRSLREFSAAHPDIEVQINLVAYANYFDALRTDVAGGGADDIFWVSAAYLADYADNGKLLAIGDPHPDWEPAVVQQFTRHGVLWAVPQLTDGGIAVFYNAELLAAAGVAPAELATLRWAPDDTDTLRRLLARLTVDAAGRRADSPGFDPARVRQWGYNAANDMQAIYLNYIGSAGGRFRADDTFVFDNPAAVTAFDYLVGLINDAHVAPPASATNTNGDFSRNRFLAGRMALFQSGTYNLAAVAEQADFDWGVALLPAGPAGRVSVTNGIAAAANAATAHPQAVRSVLAWLGSREGNRYLGLDGTAIPAVIAAQREYFAHWEARGVDVGPFFAVLDGPRIPAPGGAGFAAGFAALSPYFDEMFLGHTDVATALARAQRAANAAGSR from the coding sequence ATGAGTGCCCGCGGGGCGGCGCGGCCGCGGTTCTCCACGGTGGTCGCCGGTGCGGTGGTCGCGCTGGCGGCGCTGCTGGTGGGTGCCGCGGTGCTGCTCGACGTGGGCCCGGGCGGGCACCGGGGCACCACGGTGGTGACCCTGCGGTTGTGGGATCCCGGCGCCGCCGAGGCCTACCGGCGGTCCCTGCGGGAGTTCTCCGCCGCCCACCCCGACATCGAGGTGCAGATCAACCTGGTCGCCTACGCGAACTATTTCGACGCGTTGCGCACCGACGTCGCCGGTGGCGGGGCCGACGACATCTTCTGGGTGTCGGCGGCCTACCTCGCCGACTACGCCGACAACGGCAAGCTGCTGGCGATCGGCGACCCGCACCCCGACTGGGAGCCCGCGGTGGTGCAGCAGTTCACCCGCCACGGCGTGCTGTGGGCGGTGCCGCAGCTCACCGACGGCGGGATCGCGGTGTTCTACAACGCCGAGCTGCTCGCCGCCGCCGGCGTCGCCCCGGCCGAGCTGGCGACGCTGCGCTGGGCCCCCGACGACACCGATACGCTGCGCCGACTGCTGGCGCGCCTCACCGTCGACGCCGCCGGGCGCCGCGCCGACAGCCCCGGCTTCGACCCGGCCCGCGTGCGGCAGTGGGGCTACAACGCCGCCAACGACATGCAGGCGATCTACCTCAACTACATCGGCTCGGCCGGCGGCCGGTTCCGCGCCGACGACACCTTCGTGTTCGACAACCCCGCGGCGGTCACCGCGTTCGACTACCTGGTGGGGTTGATCAACGACGCACACGTCGCCCCGCCGGCCTCGGCGACCAACACCAACGGCGACTTCTCCCGCAACCGGTTTCTGGCCGGCCGGATGGCGCTGTTCCAATCCGGCACCTACAACCTGGCCGCCGTCGCCGAGCAGGCCGACTTCGACTGGGGGGTGGCGCTGCTGCCGGCCGGGCCGGCGGGCCGGGTCAGCGTCACCAACGGCATCGCCGCGGCCGCCAACGCCGCCACCGCCCACCCGCAGGCGGTGCGTTCGGTGCTGGCGTGGCTGGGCAGCCGCGAGGGCAACCGCTACCTGGGGCTCGACGGCACCGCGATCCCGGCGGTGATCGCCGCACAGCGGGAGTACTTCGCGCACTGGGAGGCCCGCGGCGTGGATGTCGGCCCGTTCTTCGCCGTCCTCGACGGCCCGCGCATCCCCGCCCCCGGCGGGGCGGGGTTCGCCGCGGGTTTCGCCGCGCTCAGCCCGTACTTCGACGAGATGTTCCTCGGGCACACCGACGTGGCGACCGCGCTGGCGCGCGCCCAGCGGGCCGCCAACGCCGCCGGGTCGCGCTGA
- a CDS encoding carbohydrate ABC transporter permease, which produces MTSPRGTGAARAAVGRVGVYAALSVGALITLVPFGLGLLTSVTSARQFATGTPLSWPRPPVLTNYTDLAGAGFGRALAVTAVMTALITLGQLVFSVLAAYAFARLRFPGRDTLFWAYLATLMVPATVTVVPLYLMMAQAGLRNTFWALVLPFVFGSPYAIFLLREHFRTIPDALINAARLDGANTVDVLIHVVVPASRGILVTLTLITVVSQWNNFMWPLVITSGAKWRVLTVATAGLQSQYNAQWTLVMAATTVAIAPLVLLFVLFQRQVVRSIVVTGLK; this is translated from the coding sequence ATGACCTCACCTAGGGGCACCGGCGCCGCGCGGGCGGCGGTCGGACGCGTCGGCGTGTACGCGGCGCTGAGCGTGGGGGCGTTGATCACGCTGGTGCCGTTCGGCTTGGGGCTGCTGACGTCGGTGACCTCGGCGCGTCAGTTCGCCACCGGCACGCCGTTGAGTTGGCCGCGCCCGCCGGTGCTGACCAACTACACCGATCTGGCCGGTGCCGGTTTCGGACGCGCGCTGGCGGTCACCGCGGTGATGACCGCGCTGATCACACTGGGTCAGTTGGTGTTCTCGGTGCTGGCCGCCTACGCGTTCGCCCGGCTGCGGTTTCCCGGCCGTGACACGCTGTTCTGGGCGTATCTGGCCACGCTGATGGTGCCGGCCACCGTCACCGTGGTGCCGCTGTATCTGATGATGGCGCAGGCCGGGCTGCGCAACACGTTCTGGGCGTTGGTGTTGCCGTTCGTGTTCGGCTCGCCCTATGCGATCTTTCTGCTGCGCGAGCATTTCCGGACCATTCCCGACGCGCTGATCAACGCCGCGCGCCTGGACGGGGCGAACACCGTCGATGTGCTCATCCATGTGGTGGTGCCGGCCAGCCGGGGCATCCTGGTGACGTTGACGCTGATCACCGTGGTGTCGCAGTGGAACAACTTCATGTGGCCGCTGGTGATCACCAGCGGGGCGAAGTGGCGGGTGCTCACGGTGGCCACCGCCGGGCTGCAGTCGCAGTACAACGCCCAGTGGACGCTGGTGATGGCCGCCACCACCGTGGCGATCGCACCGCTGGTGCTGCTGTTCGTGCTGTTCCAGCGCCAGGTGGTGCGCTCGATCGTGGTCACGGGGCTCAAATGA